In a single window of the Anguilla rostrata isolate EN2019 chromosome 4, ASM1855537v3, whole genome shotgun sequence genome:
- the LOC135253743 gene encoding histone chaperone ASF1-like yields MAKVQVNSVIVLDNPSPFFNPFQFEITFECIEDLPEDLEWKIIYVGSAESEEYDQVLDSVLVGPVPAGRHMFVFQADAANPALIPDGDAVGVTVVLITCTYRTHEFIRVGYYVNNEYMDPELRENPPVKPDFAKLQRNILASNPRVTRFHINWDESNVKIDHSEPPNLSIQPLLTSDNSTSSSKGLVTGNSLHLMSDSLMNCL; encoded by the exons ATGGCAAAGGTACAAGTAAACAGTGTAATCGTACTGGATAATCCATCTCCGTTTTTTAACCCCTTTCAGTTTGAGATCACCTTCGAGTGTATAGAAGATTTGCCTGAAG ATCTGGAgtggaaaataatttatgtggGATCAGCAGAGAGTGAAGAATATGACCAGGTGCTGGACTCTGTTCTTGTTGGACCAGTGCCTGCAGGAAGGCACATGTTTGTGTTCCAG GCTGATGCAGCAAATCCTGCCCTGATCCCTGACGGAGATGCAGTGGGAGTCACTGTCGTGTTGATAACATGTACCTACAGGACACACGAGTTTATTCGGGTTGGGTATTATGTGAACAATGAATATATGGACCCAGAGCTCAGAGAAAATCCACCCGTAAAACCAGATTTTGCAAAG CTCCAGAGAAACATCCTGGCCTCAAACCCACGAGTCACACGCTTCCACATTAACTGGGATGAGAGTAATGTGAAAATTGATCATTCAGAGCCCCCAAACCTCAGCATTCAGCCGTTGCTCACTTCAGACAACTCGACTTCATCATCTAAAGGGCTGGTCACTGGGAATTCGTTACACCTCATGTCAGACTCACTTATGAACTGTCTATGA